DNA sequence from the Acidothermus cellulolyticus 11B genome:
CTACTATCCCAATCCGCTCCATCCAGACATGTCCCACCGCGAGACGGTGCTCAACCATCTACGCGCCGTCATTCGAGCGGCTCAATTGCTCAACGTCTCAGTGGTTAATACATTTATCGGCGCAGACGCCAGCAAGCCGCTTCCGGAGAACATTAAGGACGCCCGGCGGTTCTTACCGGACCTTGTAGCTTATGCGCGAGACCATGGCGTGCGCCTTGCCATTGAGAACTGTCCGATGATCTTCAGTTGGGACGAATGGCCCGGTGGTCATAATCTCTTTTACGCACCGTCAACATGGCGGGAAATATTCGGATGGTTCGATGACGGAACCTTGGGATTGAACTTGGATCCGTCACATCTTATCTGGCAGATGATTGATATTGAGCGGGTCATCCGCGAATTCGGAGAGCGTATCTATCATGTCCACGCAAAAGACCTGGAAATCGATCGAGATGGTCTATATGAGCGTGGGATTCTTTCTCTCGGAATGGGATGGCAGATCCCACGTCTCCCAGGTCTAGGTGAGGTGCCGTGGGCGCGGGTCTTCTCCGCGTTATATCGCGTCGGATATGACGGATACGTTGTGGTCGAGCATGAGGACCGGAGCTTTGAAGGAACAGTTGAGCGCGTCCGTGCCGGCTTCCTTCTGGCACGAGATGTCTTGAGACCATTTATCGTCTGAGCCTGGCTGCATCCCAGGTACGATTACCCACGACCTCGCGCCCGCCTGCCGGGCTCGAGGCCGTGGGTAAATTGCCGTCGCAGTCATCCGTACGCTCGTCTCACGCGGACGGACGCTGAGCCTCGCGCGCATCGGTGCTCGCTTCGTTAGACGATTCGGTCTAAGAAATCGCCAGTCCGAGGATCCTTGAGAATGAGCTTCTGACGCCCGTCAGGCAGACGCTCTTGCTTAACAAGGATGAGATCGCCGACATTTTGGTGACGCCTCTCAATCCTGTGAGATTGACCGCCTCGCCACTCGAGATTGATAGTCTCCCAGCGATGGTTTCTTGCGGAGGCCAGACAGGCGTCGATAATGGCGTTGACGATGTATCCGTCATAGACCGTCTCCCTCGGCTGTCGACCCGCGTCAAGCGCTGCGAACATGTCGTCGAACATATCGACATAGCCGAGTTCGCCGATCTCGTCGCCTACCGGGAAGAGCCAACCGCGCTCGACCTCGGCCTTCTCGGCGACGTACGAGGAGTTCGCCTCGCTCGTGAACATCTCGAAGCCGGTGCGCAGGAAGTGATTCAGCCAGATGGTACCCTCGGTGCCGGCGACCTCATCGCGGAGATCCATGCCGCCACGGAATGTCCAGCTGACCTCAAACTGACCTAGCGCGCCATTCTCAAACCTGATCAATCCAACCGCATTGTCTTCAGCATCTATAGGGTGGACGAGGGTGTCAGCCCAGCATAAAGCTTCAATCGGTCGAACGTGCTTACCGACGAAACTCCTGATGATCTCGATGCAATGACACCCGAGATCGACGATAGCGCCCGCGCCGGCGCGGCGGGGATCCCAAAACCACGCGCTGTGCGGCCCAGGATGTGTTTCCCGACTTCGGACCCAGAGCACGTCGCCGAGTGTTCCTTGCTCGACGTACTCCAAGGCCCGGAGCGTCTTTGGGGTGTAGCAGAGATCCTCCAAGTAGCCGGCGAATATGCCCGCTTCCTCCACTATGCGAAGGATTTCACGCGCTTCTGTGGCCGTCCGTGCTAGCGGCTTGGTCACGAGGACGGCCTTGCCTGCAGTGGCGGCGAGCTTAACTGCTGGCAGGTGGAGGTCGTTTGGTAAGGCCACTACGACGGTGTCAATCGCGGGGTGACTGGTGGCCTCTTCGAGGTCTGTTGTCCAGGTAGCGATCTGAAAACGCTCGGCGAATTCGCGCGCGCGTTCTGCCGTTCGCGAATACACGACCGCCACCTCGTCCCGCGAGCGGCCACGACGGAGGGTCTGCGCGTAGAAGTTTCCGATCAATCCGGTGCCGAGAATGCCGATTCGATGTGATGTCATGGTTCAAACTTATTCGGCGAGGTGGCACATGTCTAGACCTATCGCCTACGGATCCGCGCTACTACTGGAGCGTTGATCGTCTTCCGTTGCTCGTCGCATAAGAGCCCTGATGTGTCGACCTCTCTGCTGGACGTATGCTTCAGGCGTGTTGGCCGTACTGGCAGCGCGAACCGATGACACGAATCCCCTTTCCGGACTTGTCGTTGCTGACCGGCCGGAACCTGACGTTCCCGAGGGTTGGCGTCTGGTGCGTGTCAAGGCCGCAGCACTGAACCACCACGATCTGTGGAGCCTGCGTGGTGTTGGGCTGCGTTCCGATGAGCTGCCGCGCATCCTCGGCATGGACGCGGCAGGCGTCGACGAGGACGGCAATCCGGTGGTGGTCCACGCGGTCATCGCGGATCCGGACGCCGGGCGCGGGGACGAAGTCAACGACCCTCGGCGCAGTCTGCTCTCCGAGCGGTATGACGGCACGTTCGCCGAACACCTTGTGGTGCCGGCCCGAAATCTCCTTCCTAAACCCGATGCGCTGGACGACGTCGAGGCCGCCTGTCTGCCGACTGCGTGGCTCACGGCGTATCGGATGCTGCTCCGATCAGGAGCCCGGCCGGGCGACACCATCTTGGTGCAGGGCGCCGGCGGTGGGGTGTCAACCGCCGCGATTGTGCTCGCCGGCGCGATGGGGTTTCGCGTGTGGGTGGCAACTCGGGACGCCGAGCGTGGCCGTCGCGCGGCGAACCTGGGCGCCGACGCGG
Encoded proteins:
- a CDS encoding sugar phosphate isomerase/epimerase family protein: MKLGLLTAAFPNSTLSEIADWSAAHGFDALEVACWPREEGATRRYAGVCHIDVATLDKAKAEEINNELASKGVAISALGYYPNPLHPDMSHRETVLNHLRAVIRAAQLLNVSVVNTFIGADASKPLPENIKDARRFLPDLVAYARDHGVRLAIENCPMIFSWDEWPGGHNLFYAPSTWREIFGWFDDGTLGLNLDPSHLIWQMIDIERVIREFGERIYHVHAKDLEIDRDGLYERGILSLGMGWQIPRLPGLGEVPWARVFSALYRVGYDGYVVVEHEDRSFEGTVERVRAGFLLARDVLRPFIV
- a CDS encoding zinc-binding dehydrogenase, translated to MLAVLAARTDDTNPLSGLVVADRPEPDVPEGWRLVRVKAAALNHHDLWSLRGVGLRSDELPRILGMDAAGVDEDGNPVVVHAVIADPDAGRGDEVNDPRRSLLSERYDGTFAEHLVVPARNLLPKPDALDDVEAACLPTAWLTAYRMLLRSGARPGDTILVQGAGGGVSTAAIVLAGAMGFRVWVATRDAERGRRAANLGADAVFDRGERLPERVDAVLDSVGAATWGHSLRAVRPGGTVVVCGATSGDPSPVELNRIFYQQIRIVGVTMGSRDELAGLLAFCAARNIRPVIDRVLPLHQAIEGFAALEAGDVFGKIVFTIP
- a CDS encoding Gfo/Idh/MocA family protein; the protein is MTSHRIGILGTGLIGNFYAQTLRRGRSRDEVAVVYSRTAERAREFAERFQIATWTTDLEEATSHPAIDTVVVALPNDLHLPAVKLAATAGKAVLVTKPLARTATEAREILRIVEEAGIFAGYLEDLCYTPKTLRALEYVEQGTLGDVLWVRSRETHPGPHSAWFWDPRRAGAGAIVDLGCHCIEIIRSFVGKHVRPIEALCWADTLVHPIDAEDNAVGLIRFENGALGQFEVSWTFRGGMDLRDEVAGTEGTIWLNHFLRTGFEMFTSEANSSYVAEKAEVERGWLFPVGDEIGELGYVDMFDDMFAALDAGRQPRETVYDGYIVNAIIDACLASARNHRWETINLEWRGGQSHRIERRHQNVGDLILVKQERLPDGRQKLILKDPRTGDFLDRIV